The following coding sequences lie in one Psychrilyobacter atlanticus DSM 19335 genomic window:
- a CDS encoding glycosyltransferase family 2 protein, whose protein sequence is MDISIIIVSFNTKNLLIDCIESLKKEIKKLKNKYPVIKTEIIIVENGSHDGSDIMLKEQYSNLELYFSKVNLGFGEGNNVGMRVAKGEFVILLNSDAFFEENSLLKSYELMLNNPKVGVGVGKLIGRDQIFQPSKRSFPSVFNDFFKLSGLENKYPTSKLFGRGDYLYESPDLERECDWGPGAFNIIRNEVLKEVGLFDSAFFLYYEEVDLAKRIKKAGYKVYYWPQIEVVHIGGESAKSLDKKRVAKSGNQLTLWRLQSQYIYYKKHHGAFTAYCSKFVESSWSRLRILKSSDQVKKDQLLNHIETISEAWDNTEGGKISPPKPWK, encoded by the coding sequence ATGGATATTTCGATTATTATAGTTTCATTTAATACAAAAAATTTACTTATTGACTGTATTGAGAGTCTGAAGAAAGAAATAAAAAAATTAAAAAATAAATATCCTGTGATAAAAACAGAGATAATTATTGTAGAAAATGGTTCACATGATGGCAGTGATATTATGTTGAAAGAACAATATTCAAATTTAGAACTTTATTTTTCAAAAGTCAATTTAGGTTTTGGTGAAGGAAACAATGTGGGAATGAGAGTTGCCAAGGGAGAATTTGTAATTTTATTAAATTCTGATGCTTTTTTTGAAGAAAATTCATTGTTAAAATCGTATGAATTGATGTTAAATAATCCAAAAGTAGGAGTAGGAGTAGGGAAATTAATAGGTCGTGACCAAATATTTCAACCTTCTAAAAGGTCTTTTCCCAGTGTTTTTAATGACTTTTTCAAATTGAGTGGTTTAGAAAATAAATATCCTACTTCTAAATTATTTGGTCGGGGTGACTATCTCTATGAATCACCTGATTTAGAAAGGGAATGTGACTGGGGTCCAGGGGCATTTAATATCATAAGAAATGAAGTTTTAAAGGAAGTTGGATTATTTGATTCTGCTTTTTTTCTCTACTATGAAGAGGTAGATTTGGCTAAAAGAATAAAAAAAGCAGGCTATAAGGTCTATTACTGGCCTCAAATAGAGGTAGTTCATATAGGAGGGGAATCGGCTAAATCTTTAGATAAAAAAAGAGTAGCAAAATCAGGAAATCAGTTAACTCTTTGGAGACTTCAGAGTCAGTATATCTATTATAAGAAGCATCATGGAGCTTTTACAGCGTATTGCTCAAAATTTGTAGAATCCAGCTGGAGTAGATTGAGGATTCTTAAATCTTCAGATCAAGTAAAGAAAGATCAGTTATTGAACCACATAGAAACAATTTCGGAAGCGTGGGATAACACCGAAGGGGGAAAAATATCTCCTCCTAAACCTTGGAAGTAG
- a CDS encoding serine O-acetyltransferase produces the protein MFGNIKKDYINHNKEFLNVGFFAMVVYRFGRWRYGIKNKFIRKPFSLIYKLLYFNIKSRGIELPCEVILGENFQIHHNGGIVVSGYTQFGNNCIVRNGVTIGTARIDKIEAPRIGDNVNIGTGAKILGGIVIGNNVDIGANAVVLKDIPNDCIAVGIPARIIKKDK, from the coding sequence ATGTTTGGAAATATAAAAAAAGATTATATAAATCACAATAAAGAGTTTTTAAATGTTGGTTTCTTTGCTATGGTTGTCTATCGTTTCGGACGTTGGAGATACGGTATTAAAAATAAATTTATTAGAAAACCTTTTTCTCTCATCTATAAACTCCTTTATTTTAATATAAAAAGTCGTGGAATTGAACTCCCATGCGAAGTTATTTTAGGAGAGAACTTTCAAATTCACCATAATGGAGGGATAGTGGTGAGTGGCTACACTCAATTTGGGAATAATTGTATTGTAAGAAATGGAGTAACTATAGGTACGGCACGAATTGATAAGATTGAAGCTCCAAGGATAGGGGACAATGTAAATATAGGTACTGGGGCAAAAATTTTAGGTGGTATTGTAATAGGAAATAATGTTGATATTGGTGCTAATGCTGTTGTTTTAAAAGATATACCAAATGATTGTATAGCTGTTGGAATTCCAGCTAGAATAATAAAAAAAGACAAATAA
- a CDS encoding WecB/TagA/CpsF family glycosyltransferase: MKNSVVSVFGYLFNNYSTPELAAKIMEHVKKDNKILWQIVTVNMDFIDRAKRDEELRYIIKSSNIVTADGMPIIWVSKLFGKPLKERVTGSDLTPILIKEAEKNEVPLFFLGGTIKENEIAIKNLKRDYPKLKTGNFSPEVKPLLAMENEEILEKIAEIKPKILFLSLGSKAEKWARMNRDQLEEIGVKAVIGVGATIKFLAGTVNRAPLWMQKNGLEWFYRLMQEPTHLYKRYSRNFVALVAEVVHELWRSSEQEFNGIIYNRRIFASPIVEDLKIPEKGVLQLKLKNKIQVYHLNKYKKRLHKVIYGDEIQKVEIDFLRVTFLDSAALGYLLRMNQEMTMLGKELKILRISPQLYNLFKFRKLDDFLDMDFYVQRKPPELDIKYLEEYKNKEILNDGLYFFNKRIIDLAGTTVGLALSAPIVLLAGLAIKLEDGGPIFFKQVRVGKGGKPFYIYKLRSMVLNAEELKVQLEDKAEIKGKIFKMKNDPRITKVGKFLRKTSIDEMPQFYNVFRGEMSLVGPRPAIDHEVGKYSYEECGRVVKVKPGITGITQIRERLDGKLNFEEQIKYDFEYIEKRNSLLDLWILFKTVYAVLKGSGE; this comes from the coding sequence ATGAAGAATAGTGTAGTTTCTGTATTTGGTTATTTATTTAATAACTATAGTACGCCTGAATTAGCTGCAAAGATAATGGAACATGTAAAAAAAGATAATAAAATACTTTGGCAGATAGTTACTGTAAATATGGATTTTATTGACCGAGCCAAGAGGGATGAAGAGCTGAGATATATAATAAAATCATCTAATATAGTTACTGCAGATGGGATGCCTATTATCTGGGTCTCCAAACTATTTGGGAAACCTTTAAAAGAAAGGGTTACAGGTTCAGATCTGACGCCAATACTGATAAAAGAAGCTGAAAAAAATGAAGTACCACTATTTTTTTTAGGAGGAACCATAAAAGAAAATGAAATAGCGATAAAAAATCTTAAAAGAGACTATCCAAAGTTAAAAACAGGAAATTTTTCACCGGAAGTAAAACCCCTTTTAGCTATGGAAAATGAAGAAATCTTAGAAAAAATAGCAGAAATAAAGCCTAAAATATTATTTTTATCTTTGGGTAGCAAAGCTGAAAAATGGGCTAGAATGAATAGAGATCAGTTAGAAGAGATAGGAGTAAAAGCCGTAATAGGTGTAGGAGCGACTATTAAATTTTTAGCTGGAACGGTCAACAGAGCACCATTGTGGATGCAGAAAAATGGTTTGGAGTGGTTTTATAGACTGATGCAGGAACCGACCCATCTGTATAAAAGATATTCTAGAAATTTTGTAGCATTGGTGGCTGAGGTTGTCCATGAATTATGGAGGAGTTCAGAACAGGAATTCAATGGGATTATCTATAATCGAAGAATCTTTGCTTCACCTATAGTTGAGGACTTAAAAATTCCTGAAAAAGGGGTTTTACAACTGAAGTTAAAAAATAAAATACAGGTTTATCACCTGAATAAATATAAAAAAAGGCTTCATAAAGTCATATATGGAGATGAAATTCAAAAAGTTGAGATAGATTTTTTAAGAGTAACATTTTTAGACTCAGCAGCTCTAGGTTACCTTTTAAGGATGAACCAAGAGATGACTATGCTGGGAAAAGAACTGAAAATTTTAAGGATTTCACCACAATTATATAACTTGTTTAAATTTAGAAAATTAGATGATTTTCTAGACATGGATTTTTATGTTCAGAGAAAACCGCCAGAACTGGATATAAAATATTTGGAAGAATATAAAAATAAAGAAATTTTAAATGATGGATTATATTTTTTCAATAAAAGAATTATAGATTTAGCCGGAACCACTGTAGGTTTAGCTTTATCTGCACCTATAGTACTGTTAGCAGGGTTAGCTATAAAACTAGAGGATGGAGGACCAATCTTTTTCAAACAAGTCCGTGTTGGTAAGGGAGGGAAACCATTTTATATTTATAAACTCAGATCAATGGTTTTAAACGCCGAAGAATTAAAGGTGCAGCTGGAAGATAAGGCGGAGATAAAGGGAAAAATATTTAAGATGAAAAATGATCCTAGAATCACAAAAGTTGGTAAATTTTTAAGAAAAACCTCTATTGACGAGATGCCGCAATTTTATAATGTGTTCAGGGGAGAGATGAGTTTGGTAGGACCTAGACCAGCCATAGATCATGAAGTTGGAAAATACAGTTATGAAGAATGTGGAAGAGTAGTAAAAGTAAAGCCTGGTATTACTGGTATTACTCAAATCAGAGAAAGATTAGATGGGAAATTAAATTTTGAAGAACAGATTAAATATGATTTTGAATATATTGAAAAAAGAAATAGTCTTCTTGACCTTTGGATATTATTTAAAACTGTATATGCTGTTTTAAAAGGATCTGGTGAATAA
- the rfbD gene encoding dTDP-4-dehydrorhamnose reductase: MILITGANGQLGQDFQKLFTDLNIEYIATDHKELDITNKINVEAFIKNKKFTHIINCAAYNNVDKAEIEKDFCYQLNTIAPNMLAEIANKIDAIYVTYSSDFVFGENKSIPYVETDEVSPLSIYGKTKAQGEKLVSTTHNKSYIIRTSWVFGVGNNNFNKQVINWSKNNEKLSIVDDQTSSPTYSYDLALFSWKLIQTNKYGLYHITNSGEASKFDQAEYILNSIGWKGKLERAKTSDFNLAAKRSKYSKLSNEKVEKTLGIKMPAWQDGIDRFLKEFNY, from the coding sequence ATGATATTAATTACAGGAGCTAATGGGCAGTTAGGCCAAGATTTTCAAAAACTATTTACTGATTTGAACATTGAATATATTGCTACTGATCATAAAGAGCTTGATATTACCAATAAAATTAATGTTGAAGCATTTATAAAAAATAAAAAATTTACTCATATTATTAATTGTGCTGCTTATAATAATGTCGACAAAGCTGAGATAGAAAAAGACTTCTGTTATCAACTAAATACAATTGCACCAAACATGTTAGCTGAAATAGCTAACAAAATAGATGCGATATACGTCACTTATTCCAGTGATTTTGTTTTTGGAGAAAATAAGAGTATTCCCTATGTTGAAACAGATGAAGTCTCTCCATTATCTATCTATGGAAAAACCAAAGCTCAAGGGGAGAAACTAGTATCAACTACACACAATAAATCTTATATTATAAGAACTTCTTGGGTTTTCGGTGTAGGAAATAACAACTTCAATAAGCAAGTGATTAATTGGTCAAAGAACAATGAAAAATTAAGTATTGTAGATGATCAAACATCTTCTCCTACATATTCTTATGATCTGGCACTATTTTCATGGAAATTAATTCAAACTAATAAATATGGATTATATCATATAACGAATAGCGGGGAAGCCAGTAAATTTGACCAAGCCGAATATATCTTAAATTCTATTGGATGGAAAGGAAAACTAGAAAGGGCTAAAACAAGTGATTTTAATTTAGCAGCTAAAAGATCTAAATATTCAAAACTTTCAAATGAAAAAGTTGAAAAAACACTAGGAATAAAGATGCCTGCCTGGCAAGACGGAATAGACAGATTTTTAAAAGAATTTAATTATTAG
- the rfbC gene encoding dTDP-4-dehydrorhamnose 3,5-epimerase, protein MNKFKKIKTGIDELIIIEPTVFGDDRGFFLESYSKRDFDALGINDEFVQYNHSKSKKGVLRGLHFQTQNAQGKLVRVISGSVLDVGVDLRHGSKTFGQWYKVLLSAENKKMYYIPKGFAHGFLTLEDNTEFQYKCTDYYAPEFDSGILWNDKDININWDFEKYEINESELLLSEKDKIQQSLKEFLNKGVKL, encoded by the coding sequence ATGAATAAATTTAAAAAAATAAAAACAGGAATAGATGAACTTATAATCATTGAACCTACTGTATTTGGAGATGATAGAGGATTTTTTTTAGAAAGTTATTCTAAAAGAGATTTTGACGCTCTGGGGATAAATGATGAATTTGTACAATACAATCACTCTAAATCTAAAAAAGGTGTTCTCCGTGGCTTACATTTTCAAACCCAAAATGCCCAAGGTAAATTAGTAAGGGTGATTTCTGGATCTGTTTTAGACGTCGGAGTAGATCTTCGCCATGGAAGTAAAACTTTCGGTCAGTGGTATAAAGTTCTCTTAAGTGCAGAAAATAAAAAGATGTATTATATCCCCAAAGGGTTTGCACATGGTTTTTTAACTTTAGAAGATAATACCGAATTTCAATATAAATGTACAGACTATTATGCTCCTGAATTTGATTCAGGAATACTTTGGAATGATAAAGATATCAATATCAACTGGGATTTTGAAAAATATGAAATAAATGAAAGTGAGTTATTACTTTCAGAGAAAGATAAAATCCAGCAATCATTAAAAGAATTTTTAAACAAAGGAGTTAAATTATGA
- the rfbA gene encoding glucose-1-phosphate thymidylyltransferase RfbA encodes MKGIVLAGGSGTRLYPITKAISKQINPIYDKPMIYYPLSMLMLAGIKEILIISTPRDISVFEELLGSGSDYGIKLEYAIQESPNGLAEAFIIGEEFLGDSPCALVLGDNVFYGHGLTGKLKGAFEKRKGATIFGYPVNNPEDFGVVEFNENGEAISLEEKPKNPKSNFAIPGLYFYDNTVIEKAKKVKPSPRGELEITSLNQIYLDEGSLSVINLGRGMAWLDTGTQEGLLDAANFVSTVQKRQGIMVSCLEEIAYLKGWIDKGKVEELAKPLLKSNYGRYLMNLIK; translated from the coding sequence ATGAAAGGAATCGTATTAGCAGGTGGATCTGGAACGAGGCTCTACCCTATAACTAAAGCAATCAGCAAACAAATAAATCCCATATATGATAAACCTATGATCTACTATCCCCTTTCTATGCTCATGTTAGCAGGGATTAAAGAGATATTAATAATTTCTACACCTCGTGATATAAGTGTCTTTGAGGAGTTACTAGGAAGTGGATCTGATTATGGAATAAAATTAGAGTATGCTATACAAGAATCTCCAAATGGTTTAGCTGAAGCTTTTATAATAGGAGAAGAGTTTCTTGGGGACAGCCCATGTGCTCTCGTACTGGGAGACAATGTGTTTTATGGTCATGGATTAACTGGTAAACTTAAAGGTGCTTTTGAAAAAAGAAAAGGAGCCACAATATTTGGATATCCAGTAAATAATCCAGAAGACTTTGGTGTTGTTGAGTTTAATGAAAACGGTGAGGCTATTTCTTTAGAGGAAAAGCCAAAAAATCCTAAATCAAATTTTGCTATACCAGGACTATATTTTTACGACAATACAGTTATAGAAAAAGCTAAAAAAGTTAAGCCATCTCCTCGAGGTGAATTAGAAATAACCTCCTTAAATCAAATTTACTTAGATGAAGGGAGCTTAAGCGTAATCAACTTAGGTCGTGGTATGGCATGGCTGGATACAGGGACTCAGGAAGGCTTATTAGATGCTGCTAACTTTGTTTCTACAGTCCAGAAGAGACAGGGAATTATGGTTAGCTGCTTGGAGGAGATAGCATATTTAAAGGGATGGATAGATAAAGGAAAAGTAGAAGAATTAGCAAAACCATTATTGAAGTCAAATTACGGAAGATATCTCATGAATTTAATCAAGTAG
- a CDS encoding GGDEF domain-containing phosphodiesterase translates to MKLKKIKVNSTYVFLILLAGVLLDIYYETNTLYHEELQRIDKNLYKTAKNMPFYIGDDYNFHGMNKKSYDEKQILETSEKLIEIAHINEIDYLYTIIIKDNMPTYTSIGGSSEEYLEYFKDKDLSQFYWFTFEDVEDDSIEETIDMFNNRDIIYINSSDNLGKYRSIYIISTAEDGRKYISGADMTITNLNKIIFKKISYQILHTLLMLLILLLFILIISKNMKEQKKIRENFIKNISYDGLTGVLKREKGIERMNQIIKDLPFEDKKMFVGLFDIMDMTYINEEFGTKVGDDMIKKLAEVLKMAFRETDEIIRLNGDQFLVAIKEPLSGGTIEELEKRFELFLKKYDFMKKRELHMTVRKVFLKWDRETNLNPMLRVLFEKLRFIKGNSEKETALMELDIQRGLHNNEFEVYYQPKIDVLTKNVEFEALMRWNHKEKGMISPMNFIPIAERSSLIISLTEFLIKQVKKDIELLKTKVSLNISPVHFNREFFLEEMLEKYDNLDDIEFELTEDNFIDEVDNSIIKIETLKDRGVNFLIDDFGTGYSSLSSLAKLPVTTLKIDRSFVVNMFKTHRDMNVIKTIIQLGKNLNLKIVVEGVEELKEINFLMELGVSIFQGYYLGKPERLETVLDKLKNDIYLIKLKELNTKIY, encoded by the coding sequence ATGAAATTAAAAAAAATTAAAGTGAATAGTACATATGTTTTTCTGATTTTATTGGCGGGAGTATTGCTGGATATATACTATGAAACTAACACCCTATACCACGAAGAACTTCAAAGAATAGATAAAAACCTTTATAAAACTGCAAAAAATATGCCTTTTTATATAGGAGATGATTACAATTTTCATGGCATGAACAAAAAGTCATATGATGAAAAGCAAATTCTAGAAACATCAGAAAAACTTATAGAGATAGCCCATATAAACGAAATTGACTATCTATATACCATTATAATTAAAGATAATATGCCTACATATACTTCTATTGGTGGATCTAGTGAGGAATACCTTGAGTATTTTAAAGATAAAGATCTCTCTCAATTTTATTGGTTTACTTTTGAGGATGTTGAGGATGATTCAATTGAAGAAACTATCGATATGTTTAACAATCGGGATATCATATATATCAACAGTTCTGATAACCTAGGTAAGTATAGATCGATATATATCATCTCAACTGCTGAAGACGGTAGAAAATATATATCTGGTGCTGACATGACAATAACTAATTTAAATAAAATTATCTTTAAAAAGATTTCTTATCAGATATTACATACATTGCTGATGTTATTAATATTATTATTATTTATATTAATAATATCTAAAAATATGAAAGAACAGAAAAAAATTAGAGAAAATTTCATCAAAAATATCAGTTATGATGGCCTCACTGGGGTTTTAAAAAGAGAAAAAGGGATAGAAAGGATGAATCAAATAATAAAAGATCTACCATTTGAAGATAAAAAAATGTTTGTGGGATTGTTTGACATCATGGACATGACCTATATAAATGAAGAATTTGGAACAAAAGTAGGCGATGATATGATAAAAAAACTTGCTGAGGTCTTAAAAATGGCTTTTAGAGAAACAGATGAAATAATAAGGTTAAATGGAGATCAGTTTTTAGTAGCTATCAAAGAACCCCTCTCTGGTGGAACAATCGAAGAATTAGAAAAGAGATTTGAATTATTTTTAAAAAAATATGATTTTATGAAAAAAAGAGAGCTACACATGACCGTTCGTAAAGTCTTCTTAAAATGGGACCGAGAAACTAACTTAAACCCTATGTTAAGAGTTTTATTTGAAAAATTGAGATTTATAAAAGGAAATAGTGAAAAAGAAACTGCTTTGATGGAATTAGATATTCAAAGAGGTCTTCATAACAATGAATTTGAAGTTTACTATCAGCCTAAAATAGATGTCTTGACAAAAAACGTTGAATTTGAAGCACTTATGAGATGGAATCATAAGGAAAAAGGGATGATTTCTCCTATGAATTTTATACCTATAGCCGAGAGATCCTCCTTGATAATCTCCCTTACTGAGTTTTTAATAAAACAGGTAAAAAAAGATATTGAGCTTTTAAAAACAAAGGTATCTTTAAATATATCTCCCGTTCATTTTAATAGAGAATTTTTCCTAGAGGAAATGCTTGAAAAATATGACAATCTAGATGACATAGAATTTGAGTTAACAGAAGACAATTTTATAGACGAGGTCGATAATTCTATAATAAAAATTGAAACTTTAAAAGACAGGGGAGTAAATTTTCTTATCGATGATTTCGGAACTGGATATTCATCTCTATCTTCACTGGCTAAATTGCCCGTAACAACCCTTAAAATCGATCGATCTTTTGTAGTAAATATGTTTAAAACTCATAGAGATATGAATGTTATCAAAACAATAATTCAGCTGGGGAAAAATTTAAACCTGAAAATTGTAGTCGAAGGTGTAGAAGAACTAAAGGAAATTAACTTTTTAATGGAATTAGGAGTCTCTATTTTCCAAGGATACTATCTTGGTAAACCTGAAAGATTAGAAACTGTTTTAGATAAATTAAAAAATGATATCTATTTGATAAAATTAAAAGAATTAAATACTAAAATTTATTAA
- a CDS encoding glutathione ABC transporter substrate-binding protein produces MKKVLLLISSLVVLLTLTACGGGEKETKVKDTLVVAQGADAKSLDPHASNDQPSSRVSAQIYNGLVSTDGDMNIVPALAESWDQPDPKTTIFHLRKGVKFHNGEELKASDVKFTIEGMLASPTIHHIIEAVDKVEVIDDYTVKIITKEPFGPLLHHLAHTASSILNEKAVTEAGDDYGQNPVGTGPYAFVKWDSGDKIVLKANKDYFLGAPKVENVIFRNITEGTNRTISLETGEVDIAYDIEPIDKNQVKGNENLDLIEEESLSMAYIGFNFDKAPFDNKLVRQAIGHAIDVDIIIDVVLDGAGSKANSPIGPKVFGYDKDAKSYDYNPELAKKLLAEAGYADGFKTTIWTNDNPVRLQIATIVQDQLKQVGIEMAVEPVEWGAYLDGTARGDHEMFILGWVTTTGDADYGLNALFNSANIGGAGNRSFYANKDVDKWLDEAKSSTDPQERLELYAKIQKQIMEDLPVDPLYYQTMNAGINKDVKGFKLNPAGHHKIYGVYFDQQK; encoded by the coding sequence ATGAAAAAAGTTTTATTATTGATTTCATCATTGGTTGTCTTATTAACACTAACAGCCTGTGGTGGCGGGGAAAAAGAAACTAAGGTAAAAGATACATTGGTGGTAGCTCAAGGGGCTGACGCTAAATCATTGGATCCACATGCATCAAATGACCAACCATCATCTAGAGTATCGGCACAAATTTATAATGGTTTGGTATCGACTGATGGAGATATGAATATTGTACCTGCACTTGCTGAATCATGGGATCAACCAGATCCGAAAACAACTATCTTTCATTTAAGAAAGGGAGTAAAATTCCACAATGGAGAGGAATTAAAAGCATCAGATGTTAAATTTACAATTGAAGGGATGTTAGCTTCACCAACAATTCATCACATTATAGAAGCTGTAGATAAAGTTGAAGTAATAGACGATTATACAGTTAAGATCATTACAAAAGAACCATTTGGACCATTATTACATCATTTAGCACATACAGCATCTTCTATCTTAAACGAAAAAGCTGTTACTGAAGCTGGAGACGACTATGGACAAAATCCAGTAGGAACAGGACCATATGCATTTGTAAAATGGGATTCTGGAGATAAAATTGTGTTAAAAGCAAATAAAGATTACTTCTTAGGAGCTCCTAAAGTTGAAAATGTAATCTTTAGAAATATAACTGAAGGAACAAACAGAACTATTAGTTTAGAAACTGGAGAAGTAGATATCGCATATGATATTGAACCTATTGACAAAAATCAAGTTAAAGGTAATGAAAATTTAGACTTAATAGAAGAAGAGTCGTTATCTATGGCATATATCGGATTTAACTTCGATAAAGCTCCATTTGATAATAAATTAGTTAGACAAGCTATTGGACATGCAATAGATGTAGATATCATCATCGATGTAGTATTAGATGGTGCTGGATCAAAAGCAAATTCACCTATCGGACCAAAAGTATTTGGATATGATAAAGATGCAAAATCATATGATTATAATCCAGAATTAGCTAAGAAATTATTAGCAGAAGCAGGATATGCAGATGGCTTCAAAACTACAATCTGGACAAATGATAACCCAGTAAGATTACAAATTGCAACTATTGTACAGGATCAATTAAAACAAGTAGGAATAGAGATGGCAGTAGAACCAGTAGAATGGGGAGCTTATTTAGATGGAACTGCAAGAGGAGATCATGAGATGTTTATCTTAGGTTGGGTTACTACAACAGGAGATGCTGACTATGGATTAAATGCCTTATTTAATAGTGCTAACATCGGTGGAGCTGGAAACAGATCTTTCTATGCGAACAAAGATGTAGACAAGTGGTTAGATGAAGCAAAATCATCTACAGACCCACAAGAAAGATTAGAATTATATGCTAAAATTCAAAAGCAAATCATGGAAGACTTACCAGTAGATCCATTATATTACCAAACAATGAATGCTGGTATTAATAAAGATGTAAAAGGATTTAAATTAAATCCAGCAGGACATCATAAGATCTACGGAGTATATTTTGATCAACAAAAATAA
- the nikB gene encoding nickel ABC transporter permease, protein MHKYIFKRLLLLIPVLLGVSFLVFSIMSFTPGDPAQLILGESAPEAQVLALREEMGLNDPFIMQYGRFVLNAVQGDFGRSYTSGREVFGEIFQRFPNTLILAIIGVIIAILIGIPVGIISATKQYSIMDSTSMIAALLGVAMPNFWLGLMLILFFSVGLGWLPSGGFGGWKSLILPSITLGTGAAAIITRMTRSSMLEVIRQDYIRTARAKGVTEKKVINKHALKNALIPVITVVGLQFGYLLGGAVLTETVYSWPGVGRMMVEAIRSKDTPVVLAAVLFLATTFSIVNLFVDILYGFVDPRVKSQYK, encoded by the coding sequence ATGCATAAGTATATATTTAAAAGATTATTATTATTGATACCTGTTTTATTAGGTGTATCATTTTTAGTATTTTCAATAATGTCATTTACACCTGGAGACCCAGCTCAACTTATTTTAGGAGAAAGTGCTCCTGAGGCACAGGTTTTAGCATTAAGAGAGGAAATGGGATTGAATGATCCATTCATAATGCAGTATGGAAGATTTGTTCTAAACGCAGTACAAGGCGATTTTGGAAGATCATATACAAGTGGTAGAGAGGTATTTGGTGAGATATTCCAAAGATTTCCAAACACATTGATCTTAGCAATAATTGGTGTAATAATAGCAATATTAATTGGTATACCAGTAGGGATTATATCAGCGACAAAACAATATTCTATAATGGATAGTACCAGTATGATTGCAGCACTTTTAGGTGTAGCAATGCCAAACTTCTGGTTAGGACTTATGTTGATCTTATTTTTCTCAGTAGGATTGGGATGGCTACCATCAGGTGGATTTGGTGGCTGGAAGAGTTTGATCCTTCCGTCAATTACATTAGGAACAGGAGCAGCAGCAATAATTACTCGTATGACTAGATCGTCGATGTTAGAAGTAATTAGACAAGATTACATTAGAACAGCTAGAGCCAAGGGAGTTACTGAGAAAAAAGTTATAAATAAGCATGCTTTGAAAAATGCATTAATTCCAGTAATCACAGTTGTAGGATTACAATTTGGATACCTATTAGGTGGAGCTGTACTTACAGAAACTGTTTATTCTTGGCCGGGAGTAGGAAGAATGATGGTAGAAGCTATTAGAAGTAAAGATACACCAGTTGTATTAGCAGCGGTTTTATTCCTTGCGACAACGTTCTCAATAGTAAATTTATTTGTAGATATATTATATGGATTTGTAGACCCTAGGGTAAAATCTCAATATAAATAA